Proteins encoded together in one Acidobacteriota bacterium window:
- a CDS encoding NmrA family NAD(P)-binding protein has product MANNQDSVGNETILVIGASGKTGRLVTERLIRAGRRVRPASRSSETRFDWNDEASWLPALTGVKAAYITYHPDLAFPGAAETVGNFADLAVANGVRRLVLLSGRGEEGARQAEMRVQQSGADWTLVRCAFFNQNFSENFVDAIRAGVLAMPGGDTEEPFLDAEDIADVVTAALTDERHIGQLYELTGPRLLTLADVATELGDALGREVRYVPVTAEDFAAELVAHGMPEPHAVPVADLIAEVLDGRNSHLSDGVQRALGRPPRDFADYARDNAEVW; this is encoded by the coding sequence ATGGCAAACAATCAGGATTCAGTAGGCAACGAGACCATTCTGGTGATCGGAGCCAGCGGAAAGACGGGGCGACTCGTCACAGAACGACTGATCCGCGCCGGACGGCGGGTTCGACCCGCGTCTCGCTCCAGCGAGACTCGATTTGACTGGAACGACGAAGCCAGTTGGCTTCCCGCCCTGACCGGTGTGAAGGCCGCGTACATCACCTACCACCCCGATCTCGCCTTCCCCGGTGCCGCCGAGACCGTCGGTAACTTCGCCGACCTGGCCGTCGCCAACGGTGTGCGACGACTGGTTTTGCTTTCGGGGCGTGGCGAAGAGGGAGCCCGCCAGGCGGAGATGCGAGTGCAACAGTCAGGTGCCGACTGGACTCTCGTACGTTGCGCGTTCTTCAACCAGAACTTCAGCGAAAACTTCGTCGATGCGATCAGGGCGGGCGTTCTGGCCATGCCCGGTGGTGACACGGAAGAGCCGTTCCTCGATGCCGAGGACATCGCCGATGTCGTGACCGCCGCACTGACCGACGAGCGACATATCGGGCAGCTTTACGAATTGACGGGACCGCGACTGCTCACATTGGCTGACGTGGCTACCGAGTTGGGCGACGCGCTGGGTCGCGAAGTGCGTTACGTACCGGTGACGGCCGAGGACTTCGCCGCCGAGTTGGTGGCCCACGGGATGCCGGAGCCTCACGCTGTGCCGGTCGCGGATCTGATCGCCGAGGTGCTCGACGGCCGCAATTCCCACCTCAGCGACGGAGTCCAACGTGCACTTGGCCGCCCGCCCCGTGACTTCGCCGACTACGCTCGCGACAACGCCGAGGTTTGGTAG
- a CDS encoding alpha/beta hydrolase, with translation MIEHRINLTDGRTLAAAEFGDPGGTPVIYSHGFPGSRLGGELGQAAATQHRVRLIAFDRPGWGASTPQRGRRLADWPDDIAQAADQLECPRFNLVGVSGGAPFALACAAALPDRVDRVGLVCGLGPIEAMHRDDGMMGHTRFGLTLASRTPWLVRPVLAIVGPLLRHFFRPAVANLIRHAGEADRATLTDPEIRPVLEREFREGFRQGGAGASADALIYGNDWGLEFAAIQAEVSLWHGDADRVVPSSLAHWVAARIPDAKTNFHPGEGHFSIVIRYLPEILNVLSPSTE, from the coding sequence ATGATCGAGCACCGAATCAATCTGACAGACGGACGAACGCTCGCCGCCGCCGAGTTTGGCGACCCCGGCGGGACACCCGTTATCTACTCCCACGGCTTCCCGGGGTCGCGACTGGGTGGAGAACTGGGCCAGGCGGCGGCGACGCAACACCGCGTCCGTCTGATCGCCTTCGACCGCCCCGGTTGGGGGGCATCGACTCCGCAGCGTGGGCGACGGTTGGCAGACTGGCCCGACGACATCGCCCAGGCGGCCGACCAGTTGGAGTGCCCGCGATTCAACCTGGTGGGCGTCTCGGGAGGCGCGCCGTTCGCGTTGGCCTGTGCCGCGGCACTCCCCGATCGCGTGGATCGGGTCGGCCTCGTCTGTGGGCTCGGTCCCATCGAAGCAATGCATCGAGACGACGGCATGATGGGACACACCCGTTTCGGTCTTACGCTGGCCTCCCGCACGCCGTGGTTGGTTCGACCAGTCCTGGCCATCGTCGGTCCGTTGCTAAGGCATTTCTTTCGTCCGGCGGTTGCGAACCTGATTCGACACGCCGGCGAAGCGGATCGAGCGACGCTTACCGATCCGGAGATCCGCCCGGTCCTCGAGCGAGAATTTCGTGAGGGGTTTCGGCAGGGGGGTGCCGGTGCCTCGGCGGATGCGTTGATCTACGGCAACGACTGGGGACTCGAGTTTGCGGCGATCCAGGCCGAGGTTTCCTTGTGGCACGGTGACGCCGACCGGGTCGTGCCGTCTTCCCTGGCCCACTGGGTCGCGGCGCGAATTCCGGACGCGAAGACGAACTTCCATCCAGGCGAGGGACATTTTTCGATCGTGATTCGCTATTTGCCTGAGATCTTGAACGTCCTGAGTCCTTCTACCGAGTGA
- a CDS encoding protein kinase, whose amino-acid sequence MTIEPGQQLLHYRLTEKLGEGGMGVVWKATDTTLDRDVAIKVLPPDFAADAERLARFDREARLLASLNHPNIAGIFGIHKAEATDGRAETHFLAMELVAGEDLSESLINGPLPVEQALRTAREIATGLEAAHENGVIHRDLKPANVKLTTEGQSKVLDFGLAKAADAATASGDPSLSPTMTSAGTQAGMILGTASYMSPEQAAGQPVDRRCDIWSFGVLLHELLTGKRLFDGETVSHTLAAVLRADVDLADLPKQTPVRVEQLIRRCLERDPTRRLRDIGEARILLDDLLSGGADEARPEDSAVTPTQAGKGRFAWMTLALVSLAALAVVGFWPTETPQLPRVQSTLVPPLGWDFAPGAPFAVSQDGRHVAFVAHPRSDNEEVASGSVGIWVRDLASAESRRLIDADVDAYPFWSPDGRWIGFFAGGKLNKIEVGGGPVIPICDGTNDGRGGTWSESGTIIFQREWNEGLMKVAAGGGTPEPLTTLDKDRFDIGHRWPELLPDGRHFLFYVVSTSNPVTSEHSGIYVGSLDSEETRFLLKSESRALYAGGHLLYRVGSTLMAHRFDPSTLTLTGDPAPVATDVTGGAISWGGAQFGVSENLLIHQRGAGSADTVLQWRDHDGNVLESIDEADGYWDATLSHDGSRLAIAIGQDTTDIWIYDLERDSRTRFSYDTAIDRFPLWSPDDSRLAYRSSQKSEGEIWIRPTSGQGEAQLVYSVDTSIILTDWSRDGKSILFDYVRRADDDEQDVWLFDTQTMEARPYLTGKFTQREARLSPDGRWVAYSSNESGADEVYVQAFPESEGRWVVSNDGGTRGAFTPVWGDDGRELFYRRGNSVLALPVTSGAGLAFGTPRRLFGLISRSGEGSALVVTDNGQRILCNELPPTAPGESGARLIQNWSTALVGK is encoded by the coding sequence GATCGCGAAGCGCGCCTGCTGGCCTCCCTCAATCACCCCAACATCGCGGGCATCTTCGGCATCCACAAGGCCGAGGCAACCGACGGTCGAGCCGAAACTCACTTCCTCGCGATGGAACTGGTCGCCGGGGAGGATCTATCAGAGAGCCTGATCAACGGACCGCTTCCCGTCGAACAGGCCCTTCGCACGGCCCGCGAGATCGCCACCGGTCTCGAAGCTGCCCACGAAAACGGAGTGATTCACCGCGACCTCAAACCCGCCAACGTCAAGTTGACGACGGAGGGCCAGTCCAAGGTCCTCGACTTCGGCCTGGCCAAGGCGGCCGATGCTGCCACCGCCTCAGGCGACCCGTCGCTTTCTCCGACGATGACTTCCGCCGGAACGCAGGCCGGAATGATTCTTGGCACGGCTTCGTACATGAGTCCCGAGCAGGCCGCCGGCCAGCCGGTCGATCGCCGTTGTGACATCTGGTCCTTCGGTGTCCTGTTGCACGAGTTGCTGACCGGCAAGCGTCTGTTCGATGGCGAGACCGTCTCCCACACGTTGGCGGCCGTACTCCGCGCAGACGTCGATCTCGCAGACCTCCCGAAGCAGACACCGGTCCGGGTTGAACAGCTCATCCGACGCTGTCTCGAGCGGGACCCGACCCGTCGCCTTCGCGACATCGGCGAGGCCCGCATCCTGCTGGACGATCTGCTGAGCGGTGGCGCCGACGAAGCGCGACCCGAAGACAGCGCGGTAACACCCACTCAAGCGGGCAAGGGACGCTTCGCCTGGATGACGCTGGCCCTTGTTTCGCTAGCGGCGCTGGCGGTCGTGGGGTTCTGGCCCACGGAAACGCCCCAGCTCCCCAGAGTCCAATCCACTCTGGTGCCTCCCCTGGGCTGGGACTTCGCCCCAGGGGCGCCCTTCGCCGTCAGCCAAGATGGTCGTCATGTCGCGTTCGTGGCTCACCCGAGATCGGACAACGAAGAGGTCGCGTCGGGATCGGTCGGTATCTGGGTCCGTGATCTGGCCTCGGCGGAGTCCCGTCGACTGATTGACGCCGACGTCGATGCGTATCCGTTCTGGTCCCCCGACGGACGCTGGATCGGTTTCTTCGCCGGCGGCAAGCTGAACAAGATCGAGGTTGGTGGGGGACCGGTCATCCCGATCTGTGACGGGACCAACGACGGCCGTGGTGGGACCTGGAGCGAGTCGGGCACGATCATTTTTCAGCGAGAGTGGAACGAGGGGTTGATGAAGGTCGCAGCCGGCGGCGGTACACCGGAACCGTTAACGACGCTGGACAAGGATCGTTTTGACATCGGGCACCGCTGGCCGGAACTCCTCCCGGATGGTCGGCATTTCCTGTTCTATGTCGTCAGTACATCAAACCCCGTTACCAGCGAACACAGTGGAATCTACGTTGGATCCCTCGATTCGGAGGAGACGCGGTTTCTGCTGAAGAGTGAGTCCCGTGCGCTCTACGCCGGCGGCCACCTGCTCTACCGGGTCGGATCGACGCTGATGGCCCACCGCTTCGACCCGTCTACGCTCACGCTCACCGGAGATCCCGCACCGGTTGCGACGGATGTGACCGGGGGAGCCATTTCCTGGGGTGGCGCGCAGTTCGGCGTCTCCGAGAACTTGCTCATCCACCAGCGCGGGGCAGGGTCGGCCGATACCGTACTGCAGTGGCGCGACCATGACGGCAACGTGCTGGAGTCGATCGACGAGGCCGATGGCTACTGGGACGCGACACTCTCTCACGACGGCAGTCGGCTGGCGATCGCCATCGGACAGGATACGACCGATATCTGGATTTACGACCTCGAGCGCGATTCGCGGACGCGGTTCAGCTACGACACCGCCATCGATCGATTCCCGTTGTGGTCTCCGGATGACAGTCGACTGGCATACCGATCCTCGCAGAAATCCGAGGGCGAGATCTGGATCCGGCCGACCTCGGGGCAAGGCGAGGCTCAGCTGGTCTACAGCGTCGACACGAGCATCATCTTGACGGACTGGTCGCGTGATGGGAAATCGATTCTCTTCGACTATGTGCGACGTGCCGATGACGACGAACAGGATGTCTGGCTCTTCGACACGCAAACGATGGAGGCGAGGCCGTACCTGACGGGGAAGTTCACCCAGCGTGAGGCACGCCTCTCTCCCGACGGCCGCTGGGTCGCGTACTCGTCCAACGAGTCGGGTGCTGACGAAGTCTACGTGCAGGCGTTTCCGGAATCTGAGGGACGCTGGGTGGTCTCAAACGACGGGGGAACACGCGGCGCCTTTACGCCGGTGTGGGGCGATGACGGCCGTGAGCTGTTCTACAGGAGAGGCAATTCGGTCCTGGCGCTTCCGGTGACGTCGGGCGCGGGGCTCGCCTTCGGCACACCGCGACGGCTCTTCGGACTGATCTCCAGGTCCGGTGAAGGCTCTGCCCTCGTGGTTACGGATAATGGACAGCGGATTCTGTGCAACGAGCTTCCGCCGACCGCTCCGGGTGAGTCGGGGGCACGACTGATCCAGAACTGGTCGACGGCGCTGGTCGGAAAATGA